In one Silene latifolia isolate original U9 population chromosome 10, ASM4854445v1, whole genome shotgun sequence genomic region, the following are encoded:
- the LOC141607505 gene encoding protein FAR1-RELATED SEQUENCE 5-like — MGQQQPQCVITDQCPGIKKACPNVFNHSVHKYCMWHIMQKMPEKVGRAICNDTEFMTDINVVVWDVDLEPDEFEQNWKTVIEAHGMESNRWLKYVFAIRQKWIPAYFRDLPLGCLLRTTQRSESSNNYFKRFESHFGTLVEFWMRYNSAIEQQRHTQRRMDNANEHSMLEKVGPMKVEMHASLVYTHPIFGDFQNEVKHAICSMGVGVLSTVGAVEYHDVRDGLKHRSFRVEFNTKTNESKCACKLFERHGIVTPYTVGVEW; from the coding sequence ATGGGGCAGCAACAACCTCAATGTGTAATTACAGACCAGTGCCCTGGAATTAAAAAGGCATGCCCAAATGTCTTCAACCATTCTGTGCACAAgtattgcatgtggcacatcatgCAGAAAATGCCTGAGAAAGTGGGAAGGGCAATCTGCAATGATACGGAATTTATGACCGACATAAATGTCGTTGTGTGGGATGTCGACCTCGAACCAGACGAATTTGAACAGAACTGGAAAACTGTTATTGAAGCCCATGGTATGGAAAGCAATCGGTGGTTGAAGTATGTCTTTGCAATCAGACAAAAGTGGATACCGGCATACTTTCGGGATCTGCCTCTAGGTTGTTTGTTGCGAACAACCCAGAGATCCGAAAGTTCAAACAACTATTTCAAGCGGTTTGAAAGCCACTTTGGAACCCTCGTCGAGTTCTGGATGAGGTACAATTCCGCAATAGAGCAGCAAAGGCATACACAAAGGAGGATGGATAATGCCAATGAGCATAGTATGCTCGAGAAAGTAGGGCCGATGAAGGTAGAGATGCATGCCTCCCTTGTCTACACACATCCTATCTTTGGGGACTTTCAGAATGAAGTCAAACATGCGATATGCAGCATGGGGGTCGGGGTGTTGTCAACAGTAGGGGCAGTGGAGTACCATGACGTTCGTGATGGACTGAAGCACAGGAGCTTCCGAGTTGAATTTAACACCAAAACTAACGAGAGCAAATGTGCATGTAAGCTGTTTGAGAGGCATGGCATTGTCACGCCATATACTGtgggtgtggaatggtag